One Arvicanthis niloticus isolate mArvNil1 chromosome 3, mArvNil1.pat.X, whole genome shotgun sequence DNA segment encodes these proteins:
- the Kpna3 gene encoding importin subunit alpha-4 yields MAENPGLENHRIKSFKNKGRDVETMRRHRNEVTVELRKNKRDEHLLKKRNVPQEESLEDSDVDADFKAQNVTLEAILQNATSDNPVVQLNAVQAARKLLSSDRNPPIDDLIKSGILPILVKCLERDDNPSLQFEAAWALTNIASGTSAQTQAVVQSNAVPLFLRLLHSPHQNVCEQAVWALGNIIGDGPQCRDYVISLGVVKPLLSFINPSIPITFLRNVTWVIVNLCRNKDPPPPMETVQEILPALCVLIYHTDINILVDTVWALSYLTDGGNEQIQMVIDSGVVPFLVPLLSHQEVKVQTAALRAVGNIVTGTDEQTQVVLNCDVLSHFPNLLSHPKEKINKEAVWFLSNITAGNQQQVQAVIDAGLIPMIIHQLAKGDFGTQKEAAWAISNLTISGRKDQVEYLVQQNVIPPFCNLLSVKDSQVVQVVLDGLKNILIMAGDEASTIAEIIEECGGLEKIEVLQQHENEDIYKLAFEIIDQYFSGDDIDEDPSLIPEATQGGTYNFDPTANLQTKEFNF; encoded by the exons AACAAAAGAGATGAACACTTACTGAAAAAGAGAAATGTTCCTCAAGAAGAAAGCTTAGAAGATTCAGATGTTGATGCTGATTTTAAAGCA caaAATGTAACACTAGAAGCTATATTGCAG AATGCCACAAGTGATAATCCCGTAGTCCAGTTGAATGCTGTGCAGGCAGCAAG gaaacTATTATCCAGTGACAGAAATCCACCAATTGATGACCTAATAAAATCCGGGATTTTACCAATTCTAGTCAAATGTCTAGAAAGGGATGATAA tccttCATTACAGTTTGAAGCTGCTTGGGCACTAACTAATATAGCATCAGGAACTTCTGCACAGACTCAAGCTGTTGTACAGTCTA ATGCAGTACCACTTTTTCTGCGACTCCTTCATTCCCCACATCAGAATGTTTGTGAACAAGCAGTGTGGGCGTTGGGAAACATTATAG GTGATGGTCCTCAATGTAGAGATTATGTCATATCACTGGGAGTTGTCAAACCTCTTCTGTCCTTCATCAATCCCTCCATTCCCATCACCTTCCTTCGGAACGTCACATGGGTCATTGTCAATCTCTGCAGGAATAAAGACCCCCCACCGCCTATGGAGACAGTTCAGGAG ATTTTGCCAGCTTTGTGTGTCCTCATCtaccacacagacataaat ATCCTTGTAGACACGGTTTGGGCGCTATCATATTTGACAGACGGAGGGAATGAACAGATACAGATGGTTATTGATTCAGGGGTTGTACCCTTCCTCGTGCCCCTTCTGAGCCACCAGGAAGTCAAAGTACAA ACTGcagcactcagagcagttgggaACATAGTAACTGGCACTGATGAGCAGACGCAGGTGGTTCTCAACTGCGACGTCCTGTCCCACTTCCCAAACCTCTTGTCACACccgaaagagaaaataaataag GAAGCAGTATGGTTCCTTTCCAATATAACAGCAGGCAATCAGCAGCAAGTTCAAGCTGTAATAGATGCTGGGTTAATCCCTATGATTATTCATCAGCTCGCTAAG ggtGACTTCGGAACACAAAAGGAAGCTGCTTGGGCAATTAGCAACTTAACGATAAGTGGCAGGAAAGACCAA GTTGAATACCTTGTACAGCAGAATGTAATACCACCATTCTGTAACTTACTGTCAGTAAAAGATTCTCAAGTGGTGCAGGTGGTTCTAGATGGTCTAAAAAACATCCTGATAATGGCTGGTGATGAAGCAAGCACAATAGCGGAGATCATAGAGGAGTGTGGAG GTTTGGAGAAAATTGAAGTTTTGCAGCaacatgaaaatgaagacatatatAAATTAGCATTTGAAATCATAGATCAATATTTCTCTGGTGATGAt ATTGATGAAGATCCTAGCCTCATTCCTGAAGCAACACAAGGAGGTACTTACAATTTTGACCCAACAGCCAACCTTCAAACAAAAGAATTTAATTTCTAA